From the genome of Helicoverpa zea isolate HzStark_Cry1AcR chromosome 1, ilHelZeax1.1, whole genome shotgun sequence, one region includes:
- the LOC124631094 gene encoding uncharacterized protein LOC124631094, producing MEQGFTKANSSNLPRVDLLMLGEFLASNKDFCSAEFRNVKTAASSRPSYGDDAISYVQLKRDGNLCVVKSKICPEHKVHGKLYGVTLVVDEVNETVVSVDCHDCVASQGGCKHAVAFLMWVHRRSEEPSVTSVECYWMKSKLSKVGTTIKYMTAKDLSDAKPSLPSNSVVLDKFIEEGRKRQLHNCELIKFQEDYVPDKVITFSMHKLILKYKEKSCDIFLEKLVLTDADVKLIEEKTRQQNKSSVWYELRYGRITASRAYEFTRCNTNDGTLIAQIMGGRIPDTHAMKRGRMLEDEVRETVSSKLRKTINKCGLFISKKYPMIAGSPDGVCDESIIEIKCPISTKTLKNYVNNGKPTKKYYAQMQLQMYLSGRQQGYFCVADCNYNINKNVNIICVQYDDKYVSEFVLALVHSWKHNVYPLLYQSVV from the exons ATGGAACAAGGATTTACTAAGGCAAACAGTTCTAATTTGCCTCGAGTGGATTTGTTAATGTTGGGAGAGTTCCTGGCGTCAAACAAAGATTTCTGTTCAGCAGAATTCAGAAACGTGAAAACTGCAGC gtcTTCCAGGCCGTCGTACGGTGATGATGCCATAAGTTATGTCCAGTTAAAACGCGATGGCAATCTGTGCGTGGTGAAGTCAAAAATCTGTCCAGAACACAAGGTCCATGGAAAGTTATATGGAGTAACATTAGTAGTTGACGAAGTCAATGAGACAGTTGTTTCGGTGGATTGCCACGACTGTGTTGCATCACAAGGAGGCTGCAAACATGCCGTGGCTTTTCTTATGTGGGTGCATCGCAGGAGTGAAGAACCATCTGTTACATCAGTTGAATGCTACTGGATGAAATCCAAGCTATCAAAAGTTGGAACTACCATAAAATACATGACAGCAAAAGATTTATCTGATGCTAAGCCTAGCTTGCCATCAAATAGTGTAGTATTAGACAAGTTTATCGAGGAAGGGAGGAAAAGGCAACTTCACAATTGTGAATTGATCAAATTTCAGGAAGATTATGTGCCTGATAAAGTGATTACATTCTCCATGcacaaactaatattaaaatataaggaaaaatCCTGTGACATATTCTTGGAAAAGCTTGTATTAACCGATGCAGATGTTAaacttattgaagaaaaaacaagacaacaaaataaaagtagtgtttggtATGAACTAAGGTATGGTAGGATTACTGCTTCACGAGCATATGAATTCACCAGATGTAATACCAATGATGGAACCTTGATTGCTCAGATAATGGGTGGAAGAATCCCAGACACACATGCAATGAAACGTGGCAGAATGTTGGAGGATGAAGTCAGGGAAACAGTTTCATCTAAActcagaaaaacaataaataaatgtggccTGTTCATCagcaaaaaatatcccatgataGCTGGATCACCAGATGGGGTCTGTGACGAGAGTATAATAGAAATTAAATGTCCGATAAGTACTAAGACTCtcaaaaattatgttaataatgGGAAAccaaccaaaaaatattatgcacaGATGCAGTTGCAAATGTATTTGTCTGGTCGTCAACAAGGCTACTTCTGTGTTGCAGATTgcaattataacataaataaaaatgtaaatataatttgtgtGCAATATGATGACAAATATGTTTCAGAATTTGTTTTAGCCTTAGTCCATTCATGGAAGCATAATGTGTACCCACTATTGTACCAAAGTGTTGTTTAG